The DNA segment AGTAAATGTTGGGAATGCTGTTATTAAACTGAGTAATTTCAGCGTTGTCTTGCATTGTAATGAAGCAGATTGGTAATTTGGAGTCAACAAAAAGGCAGGCTTTGTGAAGGTACTGTTAGATACATGTGGTGAAAAGTACAACCCGAGACTCCCAGCAAGTTTTTAAAAGGCCTCTAACCTAGGGTTTTTTAATAAAGCTTATTTTTGGGCTTTGGCTTAAATCCTGATTTAAGTGTTGGTAGgtggctgaactgctgtaaaCTGTATAGATGGATATGTAAGCATGATAAACGTctatcacaaaaacaatgaattcagTGCAGTTGAATTCATGTCTCAAAGGCTATGGATTTTCTCTTAGTTCTCTAGATATCAGCCTCAGATTGTACAGAAAGGTGGCGTAGGTGGCAATTTGATGGACAGTAGAATTCCTAAATCAGTGCAGCTGAATGATCTGCTAAGGTTAATTGAATCCTATGACATCCTGTCACATCCAAGTGAAAGCTACATCCTGTTGtttaataaggctttcacccCTCTCTCTGAGTAGTGCTTTGACCTGTTTCATAGTTAATCAGTTGTTTTATCTGATTGCCAAACACAGCAGACGCTTTGTTACTGTAATCCCTAAATCTTATGGTCTGTAATCGACTCCGGAACCGGCTTCTTTTGCGTGTGTGAGGGAGATTGGGGGAATCCCTTCAAAACAAAGGAGCTTTTGACACCCTGTGCAGCAGCTCTCAGTCAGATGGGATGTGGTGAGGTAATCTGGATCAGAGGGCTGTAGCGTGTAGAACTCCACAGGGGGCTGAAACTTGCATATAATGTCCCTACACCCTCTCTGTcttttgtgtgggtgtgtgtgtgagtgtgtgagagagaaggagtgagaTATTGGAAAGTGTGGGGGTCGTTGGCCTGGGGCTGATGTTGTAATTTGCACTTACCAGGGGATGATCTGTATCAGTAATGGGGTGGTAGAGTGGAGAATGTGTGCAGGATATGTCCTCGCAAAACTATTGCTGCATATTGTGGTATGTTATAAAaaatttaaagcatttatttaaCCATTATGATGAAGAGGACTAATAAACAGCTTGCTGGAAAAATTTCTTGGGGTAGAGGTGAGCCATGTGGCAAAATCTCATCTCTAAAATGGTTAAattttattggtctgttcatcaggCCAGttttatacagtgtacagaacaacTGCAAGATATCACATTGAGATCaagaactaaaataataaaaattgacATTTATGCAGAACAGcaaaaacattattttgacCAAAATTCCAGAGTGTTCATACACAATATATCtaaatgtcaaatgtttgtgggcatcacttctaatgaatgcgttcagctagtttaatttgcacccattgctgacacagatgtacaaacacacacacacacacagcttgtctagtccctgtatttAGGGCTCTCTGGGCTAGGTGTAGACTATAAAGCCTCTAGCGTTGAGCTGTGGTACcctgttctgtggaatgatggatggtgatcatgagttggggagttagggttGGATAGGGTAGGGTGGTgattatttaacatcctgacctcattattactcttgttgctgaatgcaatcaaatcttcacagcagtgctccaaattcTAGGggaaggccttccctggacagtaaagacagttactcctaattttttttaaaaaaggtgcTTGAAATAGTGCATGTTGGCTCATTCAAATGCCTTGATTTGTCATTCATGTGATGTCAAAAACATGGGTTTATTAGTACTAAACATTTGAAATGATACCAAAACCCACAGTATTGAGACTTTACTTAGTATATATTTGTGAGAGCAGTTGTTTAAGATTGTAGTAGAAGTGCCCATTTTAGTCAAAATATTGTGAATGTCTAAGTATCAAGGTATTTCTCTTTATGTGCCAGTTCTGATACAAAATATAGATGTTGACACTAATAAGTACTTTACTAAACATCAccttaaaatacatatatatatatatataatgtatatatatatatatatatatatatatatatatatatatatatatatatatatatatatatatttatatattagcaTGCATTCTTTTTTCAAAGGCATATTTTCATATTGCAGCCATTGGTTTTAGTCTATGCAATACTGATAACAGTTCATTGTGGACTAAGGCCCCGTCGCTATAATCCAAAGATTGCTGGTTCAAATTCcaggccatcagcagccggagtgagcgagcgagcacagttggccttcctctctcaggggtgggttgattgcacttcctccacacatcacccctagtgtgatgttggtcagcagaGGTGTCTGTTAACTGTTGTATAGGAGCTGGGACTggagctttcctcagagcgttcTGGGTgcctggcttcacatgtgtcagaggagacatgtggtagtgttgggggcattgctagtaatGGGGGAAGATAGCATGAACAGGAATTGGGTAATTAGCCTTTCAAATCGGGTCGaaaatgaatttaaattaatttattaaacaaGTGCCCCATCCTAATCTGGAGCTTTATTGTAGCTTACTGCCCCCTTTGCCCTGTGTaaattcagaatgaatattaGACACATTGTAAATAAAGACACAATTATGTTCaaaatggagataaaaggtttttgcatggcagcaaacattcatatttatagCTTCCCAGAGTAACAGGCTTTCCACAATCTTCCTTTCAAgaagtgtgtgttggtggggtGAAAGGGGGGGTAGGTGGCTAGTGGCAGATAGATTACCACTTTTGGGGGGATGGGCAACTCTACTATACATGAGGCCAGCTCATTTTTATAAGGTTTAAATGAGGTTGAATGGCTGaagtggtgtgttttttttgtttgtttggtttttttttactatcaGTGGTGTGTTGGTGATCTTTTCAAAGATTCATTTTAATCTGAAGGTTATGTCTGTTCCCTCCTATAGCAGCCTACCCGATATAAACATGATCCATGACCcagttctgtgtgtttgtgtatgtgggGCTGATCAAACTGTAGCATGCTGTTATTTGGAGGCTTCCTTACTGACGCCTCACACACATCTGagtttaattgtgttttttaaagaGCTCCTGATATTCTAGGCTGCTTTTTGTAACTCATACCTAAGGGGTCATACATGTCGAGCATGTGGGCTTGTTATTTTACGGCCTGCACGGATTTAATGACTTGTTAAACAACCCTTGGGGTTTCATTGAAAGGGGTTTTGATGTTTTAGCAGCCTGGCAATAAGGCATGAACGACAGTTATCATTTTATTGTAGTGTAAAAGGCTTTAGTATGGAATTATCAAAGTTAGAATAGTTTTGATAGATGTGTACACAAAGTGTGGCTttgatgattttatttttaaggttttatgtttgatatctgagttactttatattaataatgtcaatttttagttttttgtttttgtgtatttttggaGCAACAAGACCTGCATTGAGATCAGATTTGATGTGTATGTGAATTTGATTGCGTTGAAAAATGCTCTTATGGGCCAGAGTGCCTCGGCAGTCTAATGCATGGTCACTATGGCCTGAGGTCACAAGCTCAAATCCCAAATCATGCCACTTTGACATCAGCAACTGGAGTCttagagagcgcaattggctgagctctctctgggtgggtagttggcgctctctcccctcatcactcgtAAAGCTTTATTGGTTGGCACAattgtctgttagctggtgcagtggattTAGGGACCTGGAGGTTTCCTCTGAGCGTGCCCGCTTCAAaaaaggcggtggctggcttgagctgtatcggaggagacgtgttaagtctaTACGCTCCTGGTGTCTgaggcattgctagtgctagaggcaGTTACAAACGGATAGACTAaatggcagtaccaaattgggcgGAAAAAAGGGCCACTTTTTTATTCAATCTGCTCGGTGGGGGAAGAAAaaagggagggaggagaggagcttagctccagtttggttcagcaaATGAagtcttgtttgtttttaaagagaTCAGGcagtggagagaagagatggtaaaatgCTAGCATTAGGTTTTAGCCTAGCACACagctttgtttgctttttttttttttttttttttagttgttgtGTGCCGTGTCAAGACTGTTACTGAACGTTTTTGGGAGTTTTAAAATTGGCCCAGTTTGCAGTCCTGCTTTGATTAGTTTGGATGGAAGAAGGGCATAACTTGTGTTTCGGATTGTTCTTTGCTGCTTTTATTATGTTTGTAGTCTGTTGAAATACTGTGAATCtaatctatctgtctctcctgGTCCCTCAGGTCCTGGTCAAGCAGAGGTGGGCACCAGGGAGTGTGTTTATTATAATGATAACTGGCGGGCAGAGAGGACCAATCAGAGCGGCTATGAAAGGTGTGAAGGAGAGAAGGATAAGCGACAGCATTGCTACGCCTCCTGGCTTAACTCTTCTGGAACCATCCACCTGGTCAAAAAGGGCTGTTGGCTCGATGACTTCAACTGTTACGACAGGTAAATGAGGTGGACCACAGAATAGTTTTGTTATTAGAATTAACTCTTGATTAATATGATGAAGCTCTTTTGGAGTTACATTAGTCCTAGTACACTACACAGAAAGTAGTGTTTTtaatttgggattaaacctGGTGTTTTGCTCTTTCTTTATGAGCTACTGTCGTTCcatacagggctagcatgctcatCCTAGAATAAGTTGGATAGAAAATCATTTAAAGGGAAAGTTGCACAAATACTACTAGATGGTCCAATGAAATGCTTTAGATTAGATTGTAGAACCTCATCTGGTAAAATGAATCCAGCTCGAATAGTGCTCAAGATATGTTGCATTCATGAATCTTAACTGTGCTCCGtgctctctcttgttctctcgcTGTCTTCTAAATTGTGTGAATGTCTATTCCAATGAATGTGTGAGCAGGCAGGAGTGTGTTGCCACAGAGGAAAGCCCTCAGGTCTTTTTCTGCTGCTGTGAGGGAAATTACTGCAACGAGAGATTCACACACCTGCCTGAGAACATTGCTCCTGCAGGTAAGATTAGAAACTACTGCTAAATGTCAAGTAAAATAAGAATGTATATTCATAATAAGAAATACGAAATTAAACAAATGACGAGGTCATTTTCAATCTGTTTGCATGGCTGTGAACTTTTTCTCTCTATGTGTTTTGACAGTAAAAATCCAGCCTCCACCAACGGGTCCTTCTCTCCTGGGGGTTCTTGTGTATTCTCTCCTCCCACTGGtagtgctctctctggctctggtgCTTGCCTGCTGGACTTACCACCAGCGGAAACCACCCTACGGCCATGTGGACATCAGCCAGGTAGGAAACAGTCATCGCAACAGAAATTATGACTCTTTCTGTTTCCGTATGACTTTTTAGTAACCACCtcagacaaaaacacacacaagctcagTACGGACCTGAAAACACAAAGCTGTCTATTTGTAagtatttaatttgtttttctgCCTTAGTAAAACGTCTTTTTGACAAGTTCTCCCACACTTTGCTCTGGTAGGATGTGGGTGCTGCTCCTCCATCTCCTCTGGTGGGTCTGAAGCCACTGCAGTTGCTGGAGCTGAAAGCTAGGGGGCGATTTGGGTGTGTGTGGAAGGCCCAGCTACTAAGTGAATATGTGGCAGTCAAGATCTTCCCCATTCAGGTCAGCTTTTACAAATCTTTCTAAATCTCATTATCATTCTGAATATGTGCTCATTAGTCCTATAGTATCAAAAACCCTGTAATGTAGCTGTGTGCACatttcatgacgaatggaccaattgaaAAAGCTCCACAGTCTTACAAGCAGTTTTTGTGTTTACAACTCTCATTTGcctttgtttgtgtgtacagGATAAGCAGTCCTGGCAGAACGAGAGAGACATTTACCTGACAGAAGGATTGAGACATGAGAACCTGCTTCGCTACATCTCAGCTGAGAAACGAGGAACCAATCTGCAGATGGAACTCTGGCTCATCACTGAGTTTCATGAGAGGGTCAGTTAGTCATTCATTCCTGCATTATCTATGTCCTCTGTTCTTACTTCTGAACTTCTGTAATTTCTTTAATATGCACATGTCAGATTTGCTCAAGTACTGCCCAGTGCTGCATGTATTTTTACTTCTGTTGAACATTATTTGGAGATCAGTGATTGATATTATAGTTTGTCGACTCTCCTTAATTTTCCCAAATGTTATATTTTAGTGTCTGAAGTTTGAGTCTGTGGGCTTGCACTTGTGCTACAAAGCTAATGCATCTAGGCATAATAATGTCCACACTGAAATCCTAAATGAAGTCACATTATGCTGTTAAATAATCTCAAATAGACGTTGTGACTGGCATACTGTATCCTGTACTATAAATGGCCAAAAATGATTCATGGCTAAAAGCGTCTTGATacaaacaaatgtttgtgggcacccctTTTAACGAATGTATTCAGCGGCTTTCCACCAATTGCAGACACGGATGTAAATGCAAGTGACTGCTTGTTAAGTCTCtgtggagaagcactgccaatagaataggactttctgaagcagataaacagcctaataaacatgcctaatggcagtctgtggagcagcggaactgtgttctctggaatgatggtgctccatcaatacttttgggatgaggtggggtggtgatcatccagcatcttgACCTTAATAATGGTCTTActacaatctagtagaaagcattcccaggacagtagagacagttactcaaacgaTAGCGGGCtaagctttttttaatacccttgatttttgaaGAAATTATGAATGGGCAGGTATCCTAATAATTGTCGTTATAGTGTACACAGATTTCCTTGCTTGCTTATGTTTTCTaaaattttctttttgtctttttgaacttttttttttttgtcaggttATTTgccttgttttagaccattttgCTATATTGCTCCAGTTTGAGCATTTCTCTATGATTATCAAACACTGCTTTTATGGTTCATTCCTGATATGAACCCAAGAGACATACCTCgttaaatatacaataaacTGTTGATTTTAGAGCAGATGGCAGATGGTTTTTCAGGTGAGAGTCTGGGGTaaactttttttgttattgtattGTCTAAGGATTTTAATAGTggttaaaacacattttatgcGTGTGTATTTTGTAGGGCTCCCTAACAGATTACCTGAAGGGGAGTGTAGTGAGCTGGGCTGAGTTGTGCCACATTGCTGAGAGCATGGCCAGAGGCTTGGCCTTCTTACACGAGGATCTTTCCTACAGATTGGAGGGACCTAAACCTGCAATTGCGCACAGGTACCCAACTGATCTGCACTCTGTGCTGCTAATACATTTGCAATCAGTCAGAATCAAAATATCAACAGTGTGTATTTGGCCTCAGGGTGTAAAGTAACCTCTGCTTTTCATCTGCAGGGACTTTAAGAGTAAGAATGTGCTGCTGAGGACCGATTTGACTGCTATAATTGGAGACTTTGGTCTGGCTGTGCGCTTTGAACCAGGGAAGCCACCAGGAGATACTCATGGCCAGGTAAAAGCTACAGCTCTTTGTCACTGTAGGGGAGTTTATACAGGGTTGAAACATGCATGCGTCACCTCCCCACCTAAGTAGTTACATACCTGCCTCAAAATAGGTGGAACTCTAATCTCAAATAGACATGCTGAtattatatacttttatatttacatatacagtatattttacaTTTCTCTCTGGGCTCATAGTAACTTGTTATATATGCTAGGCCTAGATTTGTGGTACTCTACTtgattttccagaaacaaaaccaacaaGCTGAACTTAAACTCTTTGTGTGTCTCTGCTGTCTCCCCTGATGCAGGTTGGGACTAGGCGCTACATGGCTCCAGAGGTGCTGGAGGGGGCCATTAACTTTCACAGGGATGCATTTCTAAGGATAGATATGTATGCACTTGGCCTGGTGCTCTGGGAGCTACTGTCCCGGTGCACCGCTGCTGATGGTGAGTACTTGAAACTTAGGACACATCTgatcctgaagtcagtgagGGGTGTAACAAGTACAGAGAAATTGTGTAGCCAGAAGTATACCTAAataatagtttaaaaaaaatagtttaagATTATTTACTTTAAATGTTTTCTTAATGTTGTGATCTTGTCTGTTTTTTAGGCCCTGTAGATGAGTACATGCTCCCTTTCGAGGAGGAGATCGGCCAGCACCCATCTCTGGAGGACCTGCAGGATGTGGTGGTCCATAAGAAGATGAGGCCCGTCTTGAAGGACTGCTGGCTTAAACACCCGGTATGGTGTGGTGTGAATTTTTTAAATGAGCCAGTGGCTTGACTGCTCAACTATTGATTGAATCAAACAAAGCAATCAGAGCTTTAGAAGACTAAATATTCCCAAATTGCTTATACTCCCATGTATGCTTTCAAATTTGGTGCGGCAGTCTGCCTCATCAGATTTAAATGAACTCTGAAAGCAGGGCTACAAGGAAACATGGGGAAAATAAAAGCCTTGTGGAAATTCTTTTTTCCAGTTTGGAGAGTTTGAGACCGCACCTAGAGGCACAAGACCTTTTTGTgccagtattaatattaaaatcttGGGTATCGACTAATACTGATCcaacgtttttttttcttaaaaaaaaaacaaaaaaacaaaactgctgtgattttaaaattacatttttaaatgactCATTTAGGATAAGCATCTAAAAATAGACTATAATGATCAAACTACTCAATCAGCTACCATACATGCACGCATAGCTAACGTGTGATTGTATGGCTGCTTCAGGATAGAATTGTTACAGGATCCTGTGTTGCAGGATATACCCCCCTCTATCTTATTTCAGTTTCCATTTTTCTGCAGATATCTGCTGAATGCTGATACCCATAGATACCGATATGCAATTTCTAACAATATCATATGCTTCACGTTACACTTGCATAACCTTCATTCTCTGACCTTGCTCTCCTGGTATATTTTCATACTCTCTCGGCTCAGGGTTTGGCTCAGCTGTGCGAGACGGTGGAAGAGTGCTGGGACCACGATGCCGAAGCCCGTCTGTCTGCGGGTTGCGTGGAGGAGCGCATTGCTACCATCGCCAGGGCAACCACCACCacaatcaccaccaccaccac comes from the Salminus brasiliensis chromosome 23, fSalBra1.hap2, whole genome shotgun sequence genome and includes:
- the acvr2bb gene encoding activin receptor type-2B, whose amino-acid sequence is MFARWLTLALIRGSLLAGPGQAEVGTRECVYYNDNWRAERTNQSGYERCEGEKDKRQHCYASWLNSSGTIHLVKKGCWLDDFNCYDRQECVATEESPQVFFCCCEGNYCNERFTHLPENIAPAVKIQPPPTGPSLLGVLVYSLLPLVVLSLALVLACWTYHQRKPPYGHVDISQDVGAAPPSPLVGLKPLQLLELKARGRFGCVWKAQLLSEYVAVKIFPIQDKQSWQNERDIYLTEGLRHENLLRYISAEKRGTNLQMELWLITEFHERGSLTDYLKGSVVSWAELCHIAESMARGLAFLHEDLSYRLEGPKPAIAHRDFKSKNVLLRTDLTAIIGDFGLAVRFEPGKPPGDTHGQVGTRRYMAPEVLEGAINFHRDAFLRIDMYALGLVLWELLSRCTAADGPVDEYMLPFEEEIGQHPSLEDLQDVVVHKKMRPVLKDCWLKHPGLAQLCETVEECWDHDAEARLSAGCVEERIATIARATTTTITTTTTTINTSTSECLVSMVTSDSDSELPPKESST